One part of the Trichomycterus rosablanca isolate fTriRos1 chromosome 25, fTriRos1.hap1, whole genome shotgun sequence genome encodes these proteins:
- the ptger4c gene encoding prostaglandin E receptor 4 (subtype EP4) c produces MNDSVLGAHANASAAFLDASGSPPNPAQTPRALRLDSRSLVISTTMFAVGVLGNLVAVAVLCISKREQKETTFYMLVCGMAVTDLLGTCFTSPVVIATYVAGRWPGGTTLCHFFSFSMLFFGSAGMSILCAMAVERYLAISHAFFYSQHVDRTVARLALLAVYVINVVLCAMPSFGFGRHAKHFPGTWCFLDWRALDTRGAAYSFLYGGFVLILIAVTVLCNCAVCRSLVGMNKKTRVVAAAARAEAHAGQVASRRAFRKLPAVASAAEIQMFWLLIFMTIVFLICSIPLVVRIFVNQLYGPTYIAAGVQPDYQSDLLAIRFASFNPILDPWVYILCRRSLFTKCCKWIKRTVDLSRESPVRRSGWVLGQNSPQSFVHSNATSYVSLRATSCRKAIGKLNTTNSKSYIDLSVRQAWDLDTAMDDFHPFSVDQSPVLGSESEVSGSESTTVKNTECAQVLPTSCEKMDENKTVIVTCTFSTPSSCLSEQC; encoded by the exons ATGAACGACTCGGTTCTTGGCGCACACGCGAACGCGTCTGCGGCGTTCCTGGACGCGTCGGGATCTCCACCGAATCCTGCGCAGACGCCGCGTGCGTTGCGCCTGGACTCGCGCTCGCTGGTCATCTCCACAACCATGTTCGCGGTGGGAGTTCTGGGCAATCTGGTCGCCGTCGCGGTGCTTTGCATCTCCAAGAGGGAGCAAAAAGAGACCACGTTTTACATGCTCGTGTGCGGGATGGCGGTCACGGACCTGCTGGGCACATGCTTCACCAGCCCGGTGGTGATCGCCACCTATGTGGCAGGGAGGTGGCCCGGGGGAACCACGCTGTGCCACTTCTTCTCCTTCTCCATGCTGTTTTTCGGCTCGGCCGGGATGTCCATCCTGTGCGCCATGGCCGTTGAGCGCTACCTCGCCATCAGCCACGCGTTCTTCTACTCCCAGCACGTGGATCGCACCGTGGCAAGGCTGGCACTGcttgccgtctacgtcatcaacGTGGTGCTGTGCGCCATGCCGAGTTTTGGGTTCGGACGGCATGCCAAGCACTTCCCGGGGACCTGGTGCTTCCTCGACTGGCGCGCACTGGACACCCGAGGGGCCGCCTATTCGTTCCTGTACGGAGGCTTCGTGCTGATCCTGATCGCGGTCACCGTGCTGTGCAACTGTGCCGTGTGCCGCTCGCTGGTGGGCATGAACAAGAAGACCCGCGTGGTGGCGGCGGCTGCCCGGGCAGAGGCGCACGCTGGGCAGGTGGCATCCAGGCGCGCGTTCCGAAAGCTGCCGGCAGTAGCGTCGGCGGCCGAGATTCAGATGTTTTGGCTTTTAATTTTTATGACCATCGTCTTCCTGATCTGCTCCATTCCTCTGGTG GTGCGAATATTCGTCAATCAGCTCTACGGTCCCACCTATATCGCTGCGGGAGTGCAGCCGGACTACCAGAGTGACCTCCTCGCCATTCGCTTTGCTTCCTTCAACCCCATCCTGGACCCGTGGGTGTACATCCTGTGCAGGAGGAGCCTGTTCACCAAATGCTGCAAATGGATCAAGCGCACGGTGGACCTGAGCAGAGAGAGTCCCGTACGGAGGTCCGGCTGGGTGCTCGGGCAGAACTCGCCTCAGTCGTTTGTGCACAGCAACGCCACCAGCTACGTATCACTGCGTGCAACATCCTGTAGAAAAGCTATAGGGAAACTAAACACCACAAACTCAAAATCCTACATCGATCTGAGTGTCCGGCAGGCGTGGGACTTGGACACGGCCATGGACGATTTCCACCCGTTCAGCGTGGATCAGAGTCCGGTTTTGGGCTCGGAGAGCGAGGTGTCGGGGTCTGAATCAACGACTGTAAAAAACACGGAATGCGCTCAGGTGTTACCGACGTCTTGTGAGAAAATGGACGAAAATAAAACTGTGATAGTCACGTGCACCTTCAGCACGCCGAGTTCCTGCTTATCAGAGCAGTGTTAA